From a region of the Triticum aestivum cultivar Chinese Spring chromosome 7D, IWGSC CS RefSeq v2.1, whole genome shotgun sequence genome:
- the LOC123165607 gene encoding uncharacterized protein isoform X1, producing MSTDDRWCYIVLGVAASRRAGPWTGTSSRSGWWSFVRTALEQTRLRTALTPHPSQEKFRLIRANDDATVLDALSFSARKIRLLHSLTVEKKNYVQIEEEPSLVDMHEEEEIVSPHKEDA from the exons ATGAGCACCGACGACCGCTGGTGCTACATCGTGCTCGGGGTCGCCGCCTCGCGCCGGGCCGGGCCGTGGACTGGGACGTCCTCAAGGAGCGGCTGGTGGAGCTTCGTTCGCACCGCGCTGGAGCAGACCCGCCTCCGCACCGCCCTCACGCCCCACCCCTCGCAG GAAAAGTTCAGGCTCATACGAGCCAACGACGATGCGACTGTTTTGGATGCTCTCTCCTTCAGCGCTCGTAAAATTAGACTGCTTCACAGCTTGACGGTTGAGAAGAAAAACTATGTTCAG ATCGAGGAGGAGCCCTCTTTGGTCGACATGCACGAGGAGGAGGAAATTGTCTCCCCACACAAG GAGGATGCCTGA
- the LOC123165607 gene encoding uncharacterized protein isoform X2, translating to MSTDDRWCYIVLGVAASRRAGPWTGTSSRSGWWSFVRTALEQTRLRTALTPHPSQEKFRLIRANDDATVLDALSFSARKIRLLHSLTVEKKNYVQEPSLVDMHEEEEIVSPHKEDA from the exons ATGAGCACCGACGACCGCTGGTGCTACATCGTGCTCGGGGTCGCCGCCTCGCGCCGGGCCGGGCCGTGGACTGGGACGTCCTCAAGGAGCGGCTGGTGGAGCTTCGTTCGCACCGCGCTGGAGCAGACCCGCCTCCGCACCGCCCTCACGCCCCACCCCTCGCAG GAAAAGTTCAGGCTCATACGAGCCAACGACGATGCGACTGTTTTGGATGCTCTCTCCTTCAGCGCTCGTAAAATTAGACTGCTTCACAGCTTGACGGTTGAGAAGAAAAACTATGTTCAG GAGCCCTCTTTGGTCGACATGCACGAGGAGGAGGAAATTGTCTCCCCACACAAG GAGGATGCCTGA